Proteins encoded by one window of Pseudomonas coleopterorum:
- the glgX gene encoding glycogen debranching protein GlgX, producing MSPQKKAAPAPEPAEPSRIREGLPFPLGATWDGLGVNFALFSANATKVELCIFDASGEEEIERIELPEYTDEIYHGYLPDAHPGLIYGYRVHGPYDPENGHRFNPNKLLIDPYAKQLVGELKWSEALFGYTIGHPDGDLSFDERDSAPFVPKSKVIDPAYTWGRDHRVSVPWDKTIFYEAHVRGLTMQHPAVPEALRGTFAGLAVPEVVDHLKKLGVTSIELLPIHGFVNDQHLLQKGLNNYWGYNSIAFFAPHSRYIASGKIAEFKEMIAHLHDAGLEVILDVVYNHTAEGNEQGPTLSMRGIDNASYYRLMPENKRYYINDSGTGNTLDLSHPCVLQMVTDSLRYWASEMHVDGFRFDLATILGRYHDGFSERHSFLVACRQDPVLRTVKLIAEPWDCGPGGYHVGGFAPGWAEWNDRFRDTVRAFWKGDDGQLADFAARMTGSGDMFNQRGRRPYSSVNFITAHDGFTLRDLVSYNDKHNEENEEDNQDGTSNNVSWNHGVEGPSDDPEIVELRLRQMRNFFTTLLFSQGTPMIVAGDEFSRTQGGNNNAYCQDSEIGWINWELDEEGKGLLRFVKRLVKLRNSYPILRRNRFLVGEYNEAIGVKDVTWLDPLGNEMTAEQWEDPNGRCLGMMLDGRAQPSGIRKPGADATLLLIVNAHHDVVNFILPQVPEGEYWNCRIDTNRPELGEHERLEFGSEFLVTGRSMLMFELHRDLEE from the coding sequence ATGAGTCCGCAAAAAAAAGCTGCACCAGCGCCAGAACCCGCCGAACCCTCGCGTATCCGTGAAGGCCTGCCCTTCCCGCTCGGCGCGACCTGGGATGGCCTGGGCGTCAACTTCGCGCTGTTTTCGGCCAATGCCACCAAGGTCGAGCTGTGCATCTTCGACGCCAGCGGCGAAGAAGAGATCGAGCGCATCGAGTTGCCCGAGTACACCGACGAGATCTACCACGGCTACCTGCCCGACGCCCACCCGGGGCTGATCTACGGCTACCGTGTGCATGGTCCCTACGATCCGGAAAACGGCCACCGCTTCAACCCCAATAAACTGCTGATCGACCCGTATGCGAAGCAACTGGTCGGTGAGTTGAAGTGGTCCGAAGCCCTGTTCGGCTACACCATCGGGCATCCCGATGGTGACCTCAGTTTCGACGAGCGCGACAGTGCGCCCTTCGTGCCCAAAAGCAAGGTCATCGACCCGGCCTACACCTGGGGCCGCGACCACCGCGTCAGCGTCCCGTGGGACAAGACGATCTTCTACGAGGCCCATGTGCGAGGCCTGACCATGCAGCACCCGGCCGTGCCGGAAGCGTTGCGCGGTACCTTCGCCGGCCTGGCCGTGCCGGAAGTGGTCGACCACCTTAAAAAGCTGGGCGTCACCTCTATCGAGCTGCTGCCGATCCACGGCTTCGTCAACGACCAGCATCTGTTGCAGAAAGGCCTCAACAACTATTGGGGCTACAACAGCATTGCCTTTTTTGCTCCGCATTCGCGCTATATCGCCAGCGGCAAGATCGCCGAGTTCAAGGAGATGATCGCGCACCTGCACGACGCCGGCCTGGAAGTGATTCTCGACGTGGTCTACAACCACACCGCCGAAGGCAACGAGCAAGGCCCGACCCTGTCGATGCGCGGTATCGACAACGCCTCCTACTACCGCCTGATGCCGGAGAACAAGCGCTATTACATCAATGACTCGGGCACCGGCAACACCCTGGACCTGAGCCACCCCTGCGTGCTGCAGATGGTCACCGACTCGCTGCGCTACTGGGCGTCGGAGATGCACGTCGACGGCTTCCGCTTCGACCTGGCGACCATTCTGGGGCGCTACCACGACGGTTTCTCCGAACGCCACAGCTTCCTCGTTGCCTGTCGTCAGGACCCGGTGCTGCGCACGGTCAAGCTCATCGCCGAACCGTGGGACTGCGGCCCCGGCGGCTACCATGTGGGCGGTTTCGCCCCCGGCTGGGCCGAATGGAACGATCGGTTCCGCGACACCGTGCGGGCGTTCTGGAAAGGCGACGACGGTCAGCTCGCCGACTTCGCCGCACGAATGACCGGCTCCGGCGACATGTTCAACCAGCGTGGCCGCCGCCCGTATTCCTCGGTGAATTTCATCACCGCCCACGACGGCTTCACCCTGCGCGATCTGGTGTCGTACAACGACAAGCACAACGAAGAGAACGAGGAAGACAACCAGGACGGCACCAGCAACAACGTCTCTTGGAACCACGGTGTCGAAGGCCCCAGCGATGACCCGGAAATCGTCGAGCTGCGCCTGCGGCAGATGCGCAACTTCTTCACCACTCTGCTGTTCTCCCAGGGCACACCGATGATCGTCGCCGGCGACGAGTTCTCGCGGACCCAGGGCGGCAACAACAATGCTTATTGCCAGGACAGCGAGATCGGCTGGATCAACTGGGAACTGGACGAGGAAGGCAAAGGCCTGCTGCGCTTCGTCAAGCGCCTGGTGAAGCTGCGCAACAGCTATCCGATCCTGCGTCGCAACCGTTTCCTGGTGGGTGAATACAACGAAGCGATCGGCGTCAAGGACGTCACCTGGCTGGATCCATTGGGCAACGAAATGACCGCCGAGCAATGGGAAGACCCCAACGGCCGCTGCCTGGGCATGATGCTCGATGGCCGTGCGCAGCCCAGCGGCATTCGCAAGCCGGGGGCCGATGCCACCTTGCTGCTGATCGTCAACGCTCACCACGACGTGGTCAATTTCATCCTGCCTCAAGTGCCGGAAGGCGAGTACTGGAACTGTCGCATCGACACCAACCGCCCGGAGCTGGGCGAGCATGAGCGTCTGGAGTTCGGCAGCGAATTCCTGGTAACCGGTCGCTCGATGCTGATGTTCGAACTGCACCGGGACCTCGAAGAATGA
- a CDS encoding DUF2934 domain-containing protein, translating to MSADDKRVREFAYQIWESEGQPEGQEERHWEMARKLAEAEALAPSKPSKGKAPAKPKAAAQPKPKPKPKAAGEAPAAKPKPPAKAAEQATADSTAKAEDDTKPAAPKKPRAPKKPAAK from the coding sequence ATGAGTGCCGACGACAAACGAGTCCGCGAATTCGCCTATCAGATCTGGGAATCCGAAGGCCAGCCCGAAGGTCAGGAAGAGCGTCATTGGGAAATGGCGCGAAAACTGGCCGAAGCCGAAGCGCTGGCACCGTCCAAGCCAAGCAAGGGCAAGGCACCGGCCAAGCCCAAGGCAGCGGCTCAGCCAAAGCCCAAGCCAAAGCCGAAAGCTGCCGGTGAAGCCCCTGCCGCCAAGCCCAAGCCACCGGCCAAGGCCGCCGAGCAGGCGACCGCCGACTCGACTGCAAAAGCCGAGGACGACACCAAGCCAGCCGCCCCGAAAAAGCCGCGGGCGCCGAAGAAGCCTGCTGCAAAGTGA
- a CDS encoding malto-oligosyltrehalose synthase gives MKKMTASVRLQLHKDFTLDDAARLIPYFSRLGISHVYASPILKARPGSMHGYDVVDPTQVNPELGGQRALERLIAALREHDMGFILDIVSNHMAVGGSHNPWWLDLLEWGRRSPYSEFFDIQWHSPDPLLEGQLLLPFLGSDYGVALQKGELVLKFDAEQGSFFVEHYEHRFPICPIDYPHILAASGNAPVSELGARFANLHGSDDAYAQARALQAELAKQAAGAGLSEAIEASLARFDSTSEEGFKRLHELLERQSYRLASWRTAGDDINWRRFFDVNELGGLRVERPAVFEATHAKIFELIAAGLVDGLRIDHIDGLADPRGYSRKLRRRVEGLLQQRPESARIDHVPIYVEKILGAGETLHRDWQVDGTTGYEFMNQVSLLQHDPAGEQPLGELWNRISGRPSEFIEEAHIARNLVLNGSLAGDFESVAQALLQVARGDLMSRDLTLGAIRRALQELIVHFPVYRTYINPCGRPAEDEAFFQKAMEGARSTLGEADWPVLDYLERWLGGQSWRVLPLGRPRKLIRHACVRFQQLTSPSAAKAVEDTAFYRSAVLLSRNDVGFETELFAGTPEAFDEACQQRLQHFPDNLLATATHDHKRGEDTRTRLAVLSERAPWYVEQVEQWLELAAPLRSAFGDGHAPTGGDELMLYQALLGSWPLDLRSDDVDGLTAYAERLYQWQQKALREAKLISSWSAPNEAYEKACREFLEQLLLSDKGRPLRDAIAAASRTIAPSGALDSLVQTLLRMTVPGIPDLYQGAEYWDFSLVDPDNRRPVDYAARERSLDARPAVGELLESWHDGRIKQAMIQRTLEVRAAHPALFREGSYQKLDVLGAHADRIHAFARVLDGTAAVVIVPRLASGLLADSKTPLIDASAWGDTRVVLPSAKSGATLKGLFSEQAVTAEKELLVGTALKEFPVNLFLQSEL, from the coding sequence ATGAAAAAAATGACGGCCAGCGTTCGGCTGCAATTGCACAAAGACTTCACCCTGGATGATGCCGCTCGCCTCATACCTTATTTTTCCCGGCTCGGCATCAGCCACGTGTACGCGTCACCCATTCTCAAGGCACGCCCCGGCTCCATGCACGGTTATGACGTGGTCGACCCGACCCAGGTCAATCCCGAGCTGGGCGGTCAGCGTGCGCTGGAGCGGTTGATTGCGGCGCTGCGCGAGCACGATATGGGCTTCATCCTCGACATCGTATCCAACCACATGGCGGTCGGTGGCTCACATAATCCGTGGTGGCTTGATCTGCTCGAATGGGGCCGTCGCAGCCCGTATTCGGAATTCTTCGACATCCAGTGGCATTCGCCCGATCCGCTGCTCGAAGGCCAGTTGCTGTTGCCGTTTCTGGGCAGTGATTACGGTGTGGCCCTGCAGAAGGGCGAGCTGGTGCTCAAGTTCGATGCCGAACAGGGCAGTTTCTTCGTCGAGCACTATGAACATCGCTTCCCCATCTGCCCCATCGACTACCCGCACATTCTGGCTGCGTCCGGCAACGCGCCGGTCAGCGAGCTGGGTGCGCGCTTCGCCAATCTGCATGGCAGCGACGACGCCTATGCTCAGGCCCGTGCGTTGCAGGCCGAGCTGGCCAAACAGGCCGCTGGTGCGGGTTTGAGCGAAGCCATCGAGGCTTCGCTGGCCCGCTTCGACTCGACCAGCGAAGAAGGCTTCAAGCGTCTGCACGAACTGCTGGAACGCCAATCCTATCGCCTCGCCAGCTGGCGCACGGCGGGCGACGACATCAACTGGCGGCGTTTCTTCGACGTCAACGAGCTCGGCGGGCTGCGTGTCGAACGCCCTGCCGTGTTCGAAGCCACCCATGCGAAGATCTTCGAGTTGATCGCAGCGGGCCTGGTGGATGGTCTGCGTATCGACCACATCGACGGCCTGGCCGATCCGCGCGGTTACTCGCGCAAACTGCGGCGTCGGGTCGAAGGCCTGTTGCAGCAACGTCCCGAATCGGCGCGCATCGATCATGTGCCGATCTATGTCGAGAAGATCCTCGGCGCAGGCGAAACGCTGCACCGTGACTGGCAGGTCGACGGCACCACCGGTTATGAATTCATGAATCAGGTGTCCCTGCTTCAGCACGATCCAGCCGGGGAACAGCCGCTGGGCGAACTCTGGAACCGCATCAGCGGACGCCCCAGCGAGTTCATCGAAGAAGCGCACATAGCGCGCAATCTGGTGCTCAATGGCTCGCTGGCCGGTGACTTCGAGTCCGTGGCCCAGGCCCTGTTGCAGGTGGCCCGAGGCGATCTGATGAGCCGCGACCTGACCCTGGGCGCCATTCGCCGGGCACTGCAGGAGCTGATCGTGCATTTCCCGGTATACCGCACCTACATCAACCCGTGTGGGCGTCCTGCCGAAGATGAGGCCTTCTTCCAGAAAGCCATGGAAGGTGCTCGCAGTACCTTGGGTGAAGCCGATTGGCCGGTGCTCGACTACCTGGAGCGCTGGTTGGGCGGCCAATCGTGGCGTGTCCTGCCTCTGGGCCGCCCGCGCAAGCTGATCCGTCATGCCTGCGTGCGCTTCCAGCAGCTGACTTCGCCGTCGGCGGCGAAGGCCGTTGAAGACACTGCGTTCTATCGCTCTGCCGTACTGCTTTCGCGCAACGACGTAGGGTTCGAGACCGAACTGTTCGCCGGTACTCCCGAAGCGTTCGACGAGGCCTGTCAGCAGCGTCTGCAGCACTTCCCCGACAACCTCCTGGCCACTGCGACCCACGACCACAAGCGCGGCGAAGACACTCGCACCCGTCTGGCCGTGCTCAGCGAGCGTGCTCCCTGGTACGTCGAGCAAGTCGAACAATGGCTCGAACTGGCCGCGCCCCTGCGCAGTGCCTTCGGCGATGGCCATGCACCGACCGGTGGCGACGAACTGATGCTGTATCAGGCATTGCTGGGCAGCTGGCCGCTGGACCTGCGCAGCGACGACGTAGATGGCCTGACCGCCTACGCCGAACGCCTCTACCAGTGGCAGCAGAAAGCGTTGCGCGAGGCCAAGCTGATCAGCAGCTGGAGCGCACCGAACGAAGCCTACGAAAAGGCTTGCCGCGAGTTCCTCGAACAGTTGCTGCTCAGCGACAAGGGTCGCCCTCTGCGCGACGCCATCGCTGCGGCCAGCCGCACCATCGCGCCCAGCGGCGCGCTGGACAGTCTGGTGCAGACGCTGCTGCGCATGACCGTACCGGGTATTCCCGATCTGTATCAGGGCGCCGAGTACTGGGATTTCAGCTTGGTCGATCCGGACAACCGTCGCCCGGTCGACTACGCCGCGCGGGAACGTTCGCTCGATGCCCGTCCTGCCGTCGGCGAGCTGTTGGAAAGCTGGCACGATGGTCGCATCAAACAGGCCATGATTCAGCGTACCCTCGAGGTCCGCGCCGCGCATCCAGCGTTGTTCCGCGAGGGCAGCTACCAGAAGCTGGACGTATTGGGCGCTCATGCCGATCGTATCCACGCTTTTGCGCGGGTACTTGACGGCACCGCTGCAGTGGTGATCGTGCCTCGCCTGGCCAGTGGCCTTCTTGCTGATAGCAAGACGCCTCTGATCGATGCCAGCGCTTGGGGCGACACCCGTGTCGTTTTGCCATCGGCAAAATCCGGGGCTACATTGAAGGGACTTTTTTCCGAGCAGGCAGTCACAGCAGAGAAGGAATTGTTGGTAGGCACTGCGCTGAAAGAGTTTCCTGTCAATCTCTTCCTACAAAGTGAGCTGTAA
- the malQ gene encoding 4-alpha-glucanotransferase → MSEQQQLHDLAEQAGIAVDWTDANGKPQTVPDSVLRKVLRGLGHPADSDDELKESLAASSKAAQSHRLPPLLTVEHGQPLDLAKFFAPGTACEVHLENGSTLSISLDKHAALPGLLPVGYQDVQIEQQRFTLAVAPARCYSVADAYGQDTAHAWGLGVQLYAVRRTGDGGFGDTQALEALVRSAGERGADTLAISPMHAMSSSDNTRYSPYSPSSRLFLNSLYAAPAAVLGEDAVRTAIEAAGLCDTLQSLEALPLVDWPAAAGAKQRLFRALYKGFGDTEHALNADFSAFRHAGGEALENHCRYEALQADFKARGESLDWRQWPQEWHDPRGTAVAEFAAAHADEIAFHAFCQWLIDRCLAKVQKAARDSGMKIGLIADLAVGADGAGSQAWSRQDELLADLTVGAPPDILNRSGQSWGISAFSPEGLKRNGFRAFIEMLRANFAHAGGLRIDHIMGLQRLWLIPADAKPGEGAYLQFPIDDMLRLLALESHRHQAVVLGEDLGTVPDGLREKLAARQMLGMRVLLFEQNDGEFTEHQAWPDNALATSTTHDLPTLNGWWHGRDIDWNRDLELIDEPTEKQWRVTRDHERRALHQVLAPELQHSESEGIEDIDAIIDASTRFLGLTPAPLVLLPIDDALGIEEQANLPGTIDSHPNWRRRYSAHAQNLLDDEDAARRLELLACARQQASERYR, encoded by the coding sequence ATGAGCGAGCAACAGCAACTGCATGACCTCGCCGAACAGGCGGGTATCGCCGTCGACTGGACCGATGCCAACGGCAAGCCGCAAACCGTTCCTGACAGTGTCCTGCGCAAGGTGCTGCGAGGCCTCGGCCATCCGGCCGACAGCGACGATGAACTCAAAGAAAGTCTGGCGGCGTCGAGCAAGGCGGCGCAGTCGCATCGTCTGCCACCGCTGCTGACCGTCGAGCATGGTCAGCCGCTGGATCTGGCGAAGTTCTTCGCGCCCGGTACGGCGTGTGAGGTGCATCTGGAAAACGGCAGCACGCTGTCGATCAGCCTGGACAAGCATGCCGCCCTGCCCGGTCTGCTGCCCGTTGGCTATCAGGATGTACAGATCGAGCAGCAGCGCTTCACCTTGGCTGTGGCACCGGCACGCTGCTACAGCGTCGCTGACGCCTACGGGCAGGACACCGCCCACGCTTGGGGGCTGGGCGTGCAACTCTACGCCGTGCGCCGCACCGGCGATGGCGGCTTTGGCGATACTCAGGCGCTGGAAGCCCTGGTGCGCAGCGCCGGCGAGCGCGGTGCCGACACCTTGGCCATCAGCCCCATGCACGCCATGAGCAGCAGCGACAACACGCGCTACAGCCCCTACTCGCCGTCCAGCCGACTGTTCCTCAACAGCCTGTACGCGGCCCCTGCCGCGGTGCTGGGTGAAGACGCGGTGCGCACGGCCATCGAGGCTGCCGGGCTGTGCGACACCCTGCAATCGCTCGAAGCACTGCCGCTGGTCGATTGGCCAGCCGCCGCCGGCGCCAAGCAGCGCCTGTTCAGGGCCCTGTACAAGGGCTTTGGCGACACCGAACACGCGTTGAACGCGGATTTCAGCGCTTTTCGCCACGCCGGTGGCGAGGCGTTGGAGAACCACTGCCGCTATGAAGCGCTGCAGGCCGATTTCAAGGCCCGTGGCGAAAGCCTGGATTGGCGCCAATGGCCACAAGAGTGGCACGACCCGCGCGGCACCGCGGTGGCCGAGTTCGCTGCCGCCCATGCCGACGAGATCGCCTTTCACGCCTTCTGCCAGTGGCTGATCGATCGCTGCCTGGCCAAGGTGCAGAAAGCCGCCCGCGACAGCGGCATGAAGATCGGCCTGATCGCCGACCTCGCCGTTGGTGCCGATGGTGCCGGGAGCCAGGCCTGGAGTCGCCAGGACGAATTGCTCGCCGACCTCACCGTCGGCGCCCCACCGGACATTCTCAATCGCTCTGGACAGAGCTGGGGCATTTCCGCCTTTTCTCCCGAAGGCCTCAAGCGCAATGGCTTCCGGGCTTTCATCGAAATGCTGCGGGCCAATTTTGCCCATGCGGGCGGCCTGCGCATCGACCATATCATGGGCCTGCAACGCCTGTGGCTGATCCCGGCCGACGCCAAGCCCGGAGAGGGTGCGTACCTGCAGTTCCCCATCGACGACATGCTGCGGCTGCTTGCCCTCGAATCTCATCGTCACCAGGCGGTAGTGCTCGGCGAAGACCTCGGCACCGTGCCGGATGGGCTGCGCGAGAAACTGGCGGCCAGGCAGATGCTCGGCATGCGCGTGCTGCTCTTCGAGCAAAACGATGGGGAGTTCACCGAACATCAAGCGTGGCCAGACAACGCTTTGGCGACGTCGACCACCCATGACTTGCCCACTCTCAACGGCTGGTGGCACGGCCGCGACATCGATTGGAACCGCGATCTGGAACTGATCGACGAGCCGACCGAGAAGCAATGGCGCGTGACCCGTGATCACGAGCGTCGCGCCCTGCACCAGGTGCTCGCCCCTGAGCTGCAGCACAGCGAAAGTGAAGGCATCGAGGACATCGACGCCATCATCGACGCAAGCACGCGCTTTCTCGGCCTGACCCCTGCCCCGCTGGTGCTGCTGCCGATCGACGATGCCTTGGGTATCGAAGAACAGGCCAACCTGCCGGGCACCATAGACAGTCACCCCAATTGGCGCCGCCGCTACAGCGCCCATGCCCAGAATCTTCTCGACGATGAAGACGCTGCCAGACGCCTAGAGCTGCTGGCCTGCGCCCGCCAACAAGCCAGTGAGCGTTACCGATGA
- the treZ gene encoding malto-oligosyltrehalose trehalohydrolase codes for MPSRKTEAWSHGAVMQDSGLTHFALWAPDAFSVGLQIADDESLPMVARSDGWFTLEHKCPAGTAYRFDIDGEVAVPDPASRAQQVDVHSPSVVVDPLAYEWQNTNWLGRPWSQAVIYELHVGALGGYAGVEAHLARLAALGVTAIELMPIAEFPGTRNWGYDGVLPYAPEASYGTPEQLKHLIDCAHGHGLMVILDVVYNHFGPDGNYLGRYAKGFFRHDKKTPWGDAIDFRRDEVRSFFIDNAAMWLLEYRFDGLRFDAVHAIQDPTFLQEMAGTLREQVGPDRHVWLMLENEHNQAHLLEQGYDAQWNDDGHNVLHAMLTGESEAYYADFSEDSTEKLARCLSQGFIYQGETNQKGEARGEPSGHLPPSAFVLFLQNHDQIGNRAMGERLSLLCTEPALRAATALLLLSPMIPMLFMGDEWAADEPFLFFTDHHGELAEAVREGRRAEFAAFDSFANEETRAKIPDPNAASTFEASRPDFAELQFRQNGPWVQLYRQLLALRRDEIVPRLDGAQSLGAQVLADKAVSAKWRMGDGSVLRIDVNLSESAVPVQLPTEHRLFDSRLQSDDTGNTQGLPAHTALVSLVPAGAAETAA; via the coding sequence ATGCCTTCACGGAAAACTGAAGCCTGGTCCCACGGTGCGGTAATGCAGGACTCCGGACTCACTCACTTTGCACTGTGGGCTCCGGATGCTTTCTCGGTTGGATTGCAGATCGCTGATGATGAATCCTTGCCCATGGTCGCGCGCAGCGACGGGTGGTTCACCCTGGAGCACAAGTGCCCGGCGGGTACGGCCTACCGCTTCGATATCGATGGCGAGGTTGCAGTTCCGGATCCCGCGTCCCGCGCCCAGCAGGTCGATGTGCACTCCCCCAGTGTTGTGGTCGACCCATTGGCCTATGAGTGGCAGAACACCAACTGGCTGGGTCGTCCCTGGTCTCAGGCAGTCATTTACGAGCTGCACGTCGGTGCCTTGGGTGGCTACGCCGGTGTCGAGGCTCATCTGGCCCGCCTCGCCGCGCTGGGTGTCACTGCCATCGAACTGATGCCGATTGCCGAATTCCCCGGCACGCGCAACTGGGGCTACGACGGCGTGCTGCCCTATGCACCCGAAGCCTCCTACGGCACTCCTGAACAACTCAAGCACCTGATCGACTGCGCCCACGGCCATGGTCTGATGGTGATCCTCGATGTGGTCTACAATCACTTCGGGCCGGACGGCAATTACCTGGGCCGCTATGCCAAGGGTTTCTTCCGTCACGACAAGAAAACCCCATGGGGCGACGCCATCGACTTCCGTCGCGATGAGGTGCGCAGCTTCTTCATCGACAACGCCGCGATGTGGCTGCTCGAATACCGCTTCGACGGTCTGCGTTTCGACGCTGTGCACGCGATTCAGGATCCTACGTTCCTGCAGGAAATGGCCGGCACCCTGCGTGAGCAGGTCGGGCCGGACCGGCATGTCTGGCTGATGCTGGAAAACGAGCACAACCAGGCCCACCTGCTCGAACAGGGCTATGACGCCCAGTGGAACGACGACGGCCATAACGTGCTGCACGCGATGTTGACCGGCGAAAGCGAGGCGTACTACGCCGACTTCAGCGAAGACTCCACCGAGAAGCTGGCTCGCTGCCTGAGCCAGGGCTTCATCTACCAAGGTGAAACCAATCAGAAAGGTGAAGCGCGTGGCGAGCCGAGCGGTCATCTGCCACCGAGCGCATTCGTGCTGTTCCTGCAGAACCATGACCAGATCGGCAACCGTGCCATGGGCGAGCGGCTGAGCCTGCTGTGCACCGAGCCTGCGCTTCGGGCAGCCACTGCACTGCTGCTGCTCTCGCCGATGATCCCCATGCTGTTCATGGGCGATGAATGGGCCGCAGACGAACCCTTCCTGTTTTTCACCGATCACCACGGCGAACTGGCGGAAGCCGTGCGCGAAGGTCGCCGTGCCGAGTTCGCTGCGTTCGACTCGTTCGCCAACGAAGAAACCCGCGCCAAGATCCCCGACCCGAACGCGGCAAGCACCTTCGAAGCTTCGCGCCCGGACTTTGCCGAGCTCCAGTTCCGCCAGAACGGTCCCTGGGTGCAGCTGTACCGTCAGCTGTTGGCCCTGCGCCGCGACGAGATCGTACCGCGGCTTGACGGTGCCCAGTCGCTGGGAGCCCAGGTGCTGGCCGACAAGGCGGTGAGCGCCAAATGGCGCATGGGTGACGGCAGCGTGCTGCGCATCGACGTCAATCTGAGCGAGAGTGCAGTGCCCGTTCAACTGCCCACCGAACACCGGCTGTTCGACAGCCGCCTGCAATCGGACGATACGGGGAACACTCAAGGCTTGCCTGCCCACACGGCGCTGGTCAGCCTGGTTCCGGCGGGCGCTGCGGAGACCGCCGCATGA
- the glgA gene encoding glycogen synthase GlgA has product MISAAVENHGERFNRQAAEPAHLQVPTPISKALQTPSSVHKQKVLFVTSEIADLVKTGGLGDVSAALPRAMSQVHDVRVLIPGYPQVLNSDNPIHVVGELSGHAALPPCKIGRMDMPDGLVIYVLLCPELYERDGTPYGANNGRDWPDNHIRFARLGLAAADIAAGQGMVHWKPDLVHAHDWPAGLAPAYMHWRGLSTPTLFTIHNLAYQGVFSRACCPELGVPSHAMQQDGMEFFGKLSFLKAGMAYSNHITTVSATYAEEITTPEFGCGLEGFLSSKAQQGKLSGIPNGIDASWESATDPHLVCPFSLNDWEGKAVNAAHVRELFEIDDSDGPLFAVVSRLVYQKGLDLTEGVTQFIVENGGQVVIIGRGEPEEEQAMRELALRFPGRVGVRIGFNETDARRMFAGSDFLLMPSRYEPCGLSQMYAQRFGSLPVARNTGGLADTIEDGVTGFLFGESTIESYQAALARAFYVFDKPELLNAMRCRAMTQPFNWSEAVEPYADLYKTLVQGSKRSAAHR; this is encoded by the coding sequence ATGATCAGTGCCGCTGTCGAAAACCACGGAGAGCGTTTCAACAGGCAAGCGGCGGAACCCGCCCACTTGCAGGTTCCCACGCCTATCAGCAAAGCACTGCAGACGCCGTCCAGCGTCCACAAGCAAAAAGTTCTTTTCGTGACATCGGAGATCGCCGACCTGGTCAAGACCGGCGGCCTGGGTGACGTGTCGGCTGCGCTGCCACGTGCCATGAGCCAGGTTCACGACGTTCGTGTGCTGATTCCCGGCTACCCGCAAGTGCTCAACAGTGACAATCCGATTCATGTGGTTGGCGAATTGAGCGGCCACGCCGCCCTGCCGCCCTGCAAGATCGGTCGTATGGACATGCCCGACGGGCTCGTCATCTACGTGCTGCTCTGCCCCGAGTTGTACGAGCGTGACGGCACGCCTTATGGCGCCAACAACGGTCGCGACTGGCCGGACAACCATATTCGCTTCGCCCGCCTGGGCCTGGCTGCTGCCGACATCGCAGCCGGTCAGGGCATGGTCCACTGGAAGCCCGACCTGGTTCATGCCCATGACTGGCCGGCCGGCCTGGCGCCTGCCTACATGCATTGGCGTGGACTGAGCACACCGACGTTGTTCACCATCCACAACCTGGCCTACCAAGGCGTGTTCAGTCGTGCCTGCTGCCCTGAACTGGGTGTGCCCAGCCATGCGATGCAGCAGGACGGCATGGAGTTCTTCGGCAAGCTGTCGTTTCTCAAGGCCGGCATGGCCTATTCGAACCACATCACCACGGTGAGTGCGACCTACGCCGAAGAGATCACCACCCCTGAATTCGGCTGTGGCCTTGAAGGTTTCCTCAGCAGCAAGGCTCAGCAGGGCAAGCTCAGTGGCATTCCCAATGGCATCGACGCCAGTTGGGAGTCGGCGACCGACCCGCACCTGGTGTGCCCGTTCAGCTTGAACGACTGGGAAGGCAAAGCCGTCAATGCCGCCCACGTGCGCGAGCTGTTCGAGATCGACGATTCGGACGGCCCATTGTTCGCCGTGGTGTCCCGCCTGGTTTACCAGAAGGGCCTGGACCTGACTGAAGGCGTTACTCAGTTCATCGTCGAGAACGGCGGCCAGGTGGTCATCATCGGCCGCGGCGAGCCTGAAGAAGAGCAAGCCATGCGTGAACTGGCCCTGCGTTTCCCGGGTCGCGTCGGTGTACGCATCGGCTTCAACGAAACCGATGCTCGCCGCATGTTCGCCGGCAGCGATTTCCTGCTGATGCCTTCGCGCTATGAACCCTGCGGGCTGAGCCAGATGTATGCCCAGCGCTTCGGTTCCCTGCCGGTGGCGCGCAACACGGGCGGTCTGGCCGACACCATCGAAGACGGCGTGACGGGCTTCCTGTTCGGCGAATCGACCATCGAAAGCTACCAGGCCGCATTGGCCCGCGCCTTCTATGTGTTCGACAAGCCTGAACTGCTGAATGCCATGCGCTGCCGCGCCATGACCCAGCCGTTCAACTGGAGCGAAGCGGTCGAACCCTACGCCGACCTGTACAAGACCCTGGTGCAAGGCAGCAAGCGTTCCGCTGCTCATCGGTAA